Proteins encoded together in one Deinococcus hopiensis KR-140 window:
- a CDS encoding DHH family phosphoesterase: MTGMNEAAATYARDVAAVAAKLAEHRGPIVVLSHENPDGDALGSVLGLTRALRALGKTVITPMDVPRYLRFLASPGEINPPLSEWPENALAAVLDVDNNDPERVAGADLTTFTGEVVNVDHHGTNARHAAAMVVDPGRPATTMMIADVVDALGAPWSEPVATPLMLGLITDTGSFKFESVTPEAFEAAARLRAHGARLGWISDQLGQHPRSYYILLREVLSTMEFLHGGRVVFAHVDDAMLARAGSTWEDVESYVSLLRGAEGAELAVMIKDFGERVKLSLRSRGNVSAQNVAVTLGGGGHVPAAGASLALPYPQVRLLLEDAVNAELARADAELVEV, translated from the coding sequence ATGACCGGCATGAATGAGGCTGCCGCGACCTATGCCCGTGATGTCGCGGCAGTCGCGGCGAAACTGGCCGAGCACCGCGGCCCCATCGTGGTGCTCTCGCACGAGAATCCGGACGGTGACGCGCTGGGCAGCGTGCTGGGCCTGACCCGCGCGCTGCGGGCCCTGGGCAAGACGGTGATCACGCCTATGGACGTGCCGCGCTACCTGCGGTTTCTGGCCAGCCCCGGAGAAATCAACCCCCCACTGAGCGAGTGGCCCGAGAACGCCCTGGCTGCCGTGCTGGACGTGGACAACAACGATCCTGAGCGCGTGGCGGGGGCGGATTTGACCACCTTTACAGGTGAGGTGGTCAACGTGGACCACCACGGCACGAACGCCAGGCACGCCGCCGCCATGGTGGTGGACCCAGGCCGCCCCGCCACCACCATGATGATTGCCGACGTGGTCGACGCGCTGGGCGCGCCCTGGTCCGAGCCCGTCGCCACGCCGCTGATGCTGGGGTTGATCACCGACACGGGTTCGTTCAAGTTCGAGAGCGTGACGCCCGAGGCGTTTGAGGCTGCCGCACGGCTGCGCGCCCACGGAGCACGCCTGGGCTGGATCAGTGATCAACTCGGGCAGCATCCGCGCAGCTACTACATCCTGCTGCGCGAGGTGCTGAGCACGATGGAATTCCTGCACGGCGGCCGGGTGGTCTTCGCTCACGTGGACGACGCCATGCTGGCGCGGGCTGGGTCCACCTGGGAAGACGTGGAATCCTACGTCAGCCTGCTGCGCGGCGCGGAAGGCGCGGAACTCGCCGTGATGATCAAGGATTTCGGGGAACGGGTCAAGCTGTCGCTCAGGTCGCGCGGCAACGTCAGCGCCCAGAACGTGGCCGTGACCCTGGGTGGTGGTGGCCACGTACCCGCGGCGGGCGCGTCCCTGGCCCTCCCCTATCCGCAGGTGCGCCTGCTGCTGGAAGACGCCGTCAACGCCGAACTGGCCCGGGCAGACGCAGAACTGGTGGAGGTGTAG